The genomic stretch GCCGCAGCGGCATAGTGAACGTAACGGTCGGCCGCGACCCCATACCTGTCGGGGTAGGCGGGCACCTGCGGCGGAGGGGCGCGCTGCTGCCATGTGGCAACTGGAACGGCGGGCCTGCGGGGGCCTGAACCAGCAGAGCTGGGAGGTCGCCGAGGGGCTGAGATGCCGGAGACCCGGGGCTTCTTCACGTAACTGCGGCCAGAATCGGCCGCAGGCCTCTTCTCGCCCTTTGATTTTAGCTCAGAGATGCGCTTTTGGAGGGGTCCTAGTGGGCAGTCCTTCTGGAGCTTGTACTCTTCGACGCACTTGATGATGGCCCTCAGTGCAAGTAGCTCACGAGTCTTCAGGTCATCCTGCACATGTGTTTAACAAGTCAACAGCACAATTAGCCCAAAATGTTAATCATAATACAGAAAACTAGATAGGATGATTAGAAAACTAGACATGAAAATATTTAAGCATGAATGGCAAGATACAGTAATCCACCATGTTAATTACTTTGGATCCCAAAATAAGGTTATGCCATGAGTCAGTTGGGTCCTACAACCTAATACTTCGCAAGTGTTTTATCATTCACAGATAGCAGCACCATCCACCAGATTTGGAAAGTAGTTTTTCAACTGTTTCGGACCTATATACACCAACAGACTTCTCAATAATAGCTTCTCAATTTACATGTGCACAAGATAAATATTGCATACCAATACAGCATACATCAACTCAAAATCCTTAtggcaagaaaagaaagaagagtaTTTAGCCTTAAAGTCCGAAAGTAAGATGTGTGGAATTGATGAATCATGGTCAATTAATAACTAACATATTAACGCAATCATCAAGATGTCAAAAGAATGTAGCGAGAACATACCGCTGAAGGAGTCACATTGGCATCCTTATTATTTTTAAGCGAGTCTTTTAGCTCATCCACATATGCCTTTAAGAGAGGGGCAGGAGGAAAACTCTCTGAAAGCCCAAAAGCTTGTATGAATTGAACTGCATCAATTTGCCTGTGTTTCTTAACCAACTCTTCAATAATACCTGAAAAAGCAAATGATCAGCACTAGGATCGTAATACACTGGATTTATACATACTACGTATATAACATCTGCTGTATTCACATGGTAGTAAGGTTTTTATTCCCTAGATGGCTGTGGGGCCTAGCAGTAAATCATGAGCAGCGCCAGCCTGGCAAATTAAGGGATGATAATGCCTTGTGGCATTCTGAGTGGATACCAACCTGGCATTCTCTCAATCAGACCAAGAGAGCGACAAAGCTCAGCAGTCTGCTTGCGACGAGAGACGGCAACTACGATCTTGCATAATACATCTTTGTCAATCGCCAAATCAACATTAAAAGTTGTAAGAAGCTGTAGGAATGCCTGTGCTTCCAATGAGTAGCCATCAGAAGCATCAAGGTCAACCTCAGCTATCTTAATCTTCCACTCTTCGGCAATTGCCTTGGCTTGCTCAATAATTTCAGAGCTCCAAGGGTGGTTGCCACCCGTCTCCTTCATTCCTAGTGAATGTGCTATAGCCTCCATCAAAACAATACAGCTTCTGCGCTGTCCCTGAATGGAGTGATGTTTATCCCCAGGCAGTTGGTCTGGGAAGAAACCCTCCAACGAATCAAGTACGAAGCGTGCAGGGTCAGCTGCACATTTCAGTGCGACAGACAGCTCATCGCGAAGGCCAGAAAGTTTTTTCCAATTTTCGGAAAGATGTTTCAGAAGGCCTTTTATATCCATCTGCTCACAGAGTTGCTTCAGTGCAGGGCGCGGCTTAACCTCAACTGGTGAAGGTTCAGATGGCTTGGCCAGCGCATTAGCAGAAGAGGTTTGCTCCTCTGAAGCACGAGATGCATTGGTGTCATTGGTTGAGGTTCTTACCTTTTTGTCTTTGCTTCCCTTGGCATCAAGTATCTCAGCAAGCTCGACATTATATTTTTGGCGCACCTCCGCTAGGGCAGAGACGGCAGCATCCCTCAGCTCCTGAAGCTTGTTAATCGAAGCACGCTCTTTTGCAGAAAGATTAGCCTCTTTCTCAGCAATCAACCTAAAATCTTCAGCTTTCTTCTCTTCTAATGCCTTCTGCTTTTGTTCCAGTTCATCACACTTGCTCTTGTATGACTTCTCAAGGTTCACGAAATGTACTTTGACATCTTCCCACTGAATGCCACTTTGCAATTGTAGGGATGCTTCTGTGTGGGATTTCAGCTTGCCAAATACTTCAGCAAGCTGCTCTAGCAACGGCATTGCTGTTGACTCAGAACCGCCAGAAACATGAGAAGCAGCTTCAGTCGCCATTTGCAACCTACTAGGATTAGATCCCAGGATTAGATCCCAGCATAGTGGTATGAGTAATGAAGTATGACTAATGTATTACTAATCATGCATAAGCAGTACCAAGACCGCATTTAAgtgcaaaataaaaaggcacagACAGATAAAGAAGTCAGTAATACACACGACGAAGTGCAATCGAATCAATAGAAGAAAAGTTCAGAACAAATAGGTACCCAAAAAAAGACCCTGCTAGTCTTCTCTGAGATGTACTCCTACTAGGAAAACAATTGGAAAGAATGAACAGCGTGCTCGGCCACCCATGCCGATGCACAGCCTCCGCAGGTGCTCGACGCTTCTTAACAACAAAAGAATGTCCAGGGTGCCAGTGCCCATGGGTCCAGCTCTATTTCAAGTGTGATGGACTAATGATGATCAGACTAATTGAGTGTTGCAAACCCCATATCCCTTAATTATGACTTTACTCTTGAAAAAATTCTGGTTTGGTCAACGGAGGAAAAGAACACATGGAGTGAACAATTCCCAACCTAAACAACAAAGATAAATCCCATCGAACTAAAACAACAACAGGCTGCCTGCGGGCAGTCCCTGGGCAtacacatcttcggaagttcaacATATCGAGAGATCGTTCAGATTTCGAGCTTCACTTTTATTTGTGAATTCGGATTGTGCAATTATCGAGTGAGGGGCGGACGGATCTAGACGGTGTGCACCCAGAAATTGTGAAGATCTCCTAGTGGGATTTAACCTCGAGAATCGATGCGCTGGATGAAAACGACCTAGCTCATACCTCAGAGGAGACCTGGTGGCCAAAGAAGGGGACGGGCGGAGACGCCGGCGAGGAAGAAACGgaacggcgagggcggcgacgcgCGTGAGAGGGCGgaggggggtggtggtggggaggGGGCGGTATTGAGGCGCCGGCGGTGACGGTACGGTACGGCACGGCGGCagcggcgatggtggtggtggtgacggcGAACGAGGCGGCTCGGTGGTTGGCGACGCGAGAGATTTAGGGCTAGGCTGTGGTGGCTGTCCTCGTGGGCCTGGGCTCGGCCTGAAGAACTGACGATGGATTTTGTCTGGTCAGGGGCCTAAGAAATATCGATGGATTTTATCTACAATGGAGTTATGCTAAAAAAAATCTACTATGGAGTTATTCCTCTTTTAAgccttttcagatttttttttattaATCCCTCAAGACATTTGCTAATATAAATATACCacagtttcaaggaataaggcgcacgcgtattccaagacaaactttgaccataaaaattgagcaacaaaatcttaattatattagaTGTAATTaacaccgttggattcgtattgaaaaacactttctaatgatgctaatttcatacaaacaatctgtaTATATTTGTagcaattcttggtcaaacaaaaagttcgtaaaacgaggacgccttattccttgaaacggaggtagtatatggtattgattgtcaaaaaacatCAAAAACTATAAAATGGAGTCCGAGATAcacgtagctctttatttttgaaaatcTAAAAGTGATATTTAAACGttttaaaaaatccaa from Lolium rigidum isolate FL_2022 chromosome 4, APGP_CSIRO_Lrig_0.1, whole genome shotgun sequence encodes the following:
- the LOC124707108 gene encoding FRIGIDA-like protein 3, whose amino-acid sequence is MATEAASHVSGGSESTAMPLLEQLAEVFGKLKSHTEASLQLQSGIQWEDVKVHFVNLEKSYKSKCDELEQKQKALEEKKAEDFRLIAEKEANLSAKERASINKLQELRDAAVSALAEVRQKYNVELAEILDAKGSKDKKVRTSTNDTNASRASEEQTSSANALAKPSEPSPVEVKPRPALKQLCEQMDIKGLLKHLSENWKKLSGLRDELSVALKCAADPARFVLDSLEGFFPDQLPGDKHHSIQGQRRSCIVLMEAIAHSLGMKETGGNHPWSSEIIEQAKAIAEEWKIKIAEVDLDASDGYSLEAQAFLQLLTTFNVDLAIDKDVLCKIVVAVSRRKQTAELCRSLGLIERMPGIIEELVKKHRQIDAVQFIQAFGLSESFPPAPLLKAYVDELKDSLKNNKDANVTPSADDLKTRELLALRAIIKCVEEYKLQKDCPLGPLQKRISELKSKGEKRPAADSGRSYVKKPRVSGISAPRRPPSSAGSGPRRPAVPVATWQQRAPPPQVPAYPDRYGVAADRYVHYAAAAPPAPTAYDAAAHYAAYGGGEQYGAPKPYQYNPGSIAAAAAASYNAGQYKVAYGGPGALPSAAGGYAAYGGAAGQQPGSSSSYLGYGGAGYRPSQ